A genomic stretch from Deltaproteobacteria bacterium includes:
- a CDS encoding CooT family nickel-binding protein → MCGESAFVLFFPKGHRHLDDVDLMEFTDEGVKLRDMNGNETSVPGRIRTIDFVNRRIELT, encoded by the coding sequence ATGTGTGGAGAATCAGCATTTGTCCTCTTTTTCCCGAAAGGCCACCGTCACCTGGACGATGTGGATCTCATGGAGTTTACGGATGAGGGGGTCAAACTGAGGGATATGAACGGGAACGAAACATCCGTACCGGGCCGGATCAGAACCATTGATTTTGTGAACCGAAGGATCGAGCTTACGTAG